One stretch of Glycine soja cultivar W05 chromosome 7, ASM419377v2, whole genome shotgun sequence DNA includes these proteins:
- the LOC114419509 gene encoding serine carboxypeptidase-like 31 — protein sequence MDNIVLKMTSLYTLVLLLLLFLSYRPALSFSSRHRQYWGGGRILSSGDHNGDLVTNLPGQPGVNFQHYAGYVTVNETNGRALFYWFYEAITKPEEKPLVLWLNGGPGCSSVGYGATQEIGPFLVDTDGQGLKFNNFSWNREANMLFLESPVGVGFSYSNTSSDYDQLGDELTANDAYSFLHNWFQKFPSYRIRTFYIAGESYAGKYVPELAELIHDRNKDPSLYIDLKGILLGNPETSDAEDWMGLVDYAWSHAVISDETHQTIKTSCDFNSTDPWRNKDCSQAVDEVLKQYNEIDIYSLYTSVCFASTASSDDQSMQTSMKRSSKMMPRMLGGYDPCLDGYAKAFYNKPDVQKALHASDGHNLKKWSICNDKIFNDWADSKPSVIPIYKKLISAGLRIWVYSGDTDGRVPVLSTRYSLSPLALPITKSWRPWYHDNEVSGWFEEYEGLTFATFRGAGHAVPCFKPSNSLAFFSSFLNGESPPSTK from the exons ATGGATAACATTGTATTAAAGATGACTAGTTTATACACCTTGgttcttttacttttactttttctatCTTATAGGCCTgctctttcattttcttctagaCATAGGCAATATTGGGGTGGTGGGAGGATATTGAGCTCTGGTGATCATAATGGTGATCTTGTGACTAATTTGCCTGGCCAGCCTGGGGTGAATTTCCAGCACTATGCTGGATATGTCACAGTCAATGAAACCAATGGAAGAGCACTCTTTTACTGGTTCTATGAGGCTATCACCAAGCCAGAAGAGAAACCATTGGTGCTTTGGCTTAATGGAG GCCCTGGGTGCTCTTCTGTGGGATATGGAGCAACACAGGAGATTGGTCCATTTTTAGTGGACACTGATGGCCAAGGCCTCAAATTTAATAACTTCTCTTGGAACAGAG AAGCCAACATGTTATTCTTGGAATCTCCTGTTGGAGTGGGCTTTTCATACTCAAATACAAGCAGTGACTATGACCAATTGGGAGATGAATTGACAG CTAATGATGCTTACTCTTTTCTTCACAATTGGTTCCAAAAGTTTCCATCCTATAGAATTAGGACATTTTACATAGCAGGGGAGAGCTATGCAG gaaaatatgtACCAGAGCTGGCTGAACTCATCCATGATAGGAACAAGGACCCCTCCCTCTATATTGATCTCAAGGGTATTCTG ttGGGTAATCCTGAAACATCTGATGCTGAGGACTGGATGGGTCTGGTTGATTATGCTTGGAGCCATGCTGTGATATCTGATGAAACTCatcaaacaatcaaaacaaGTTGTGACTTTAACAGCACTGATCCATGGCGAAATAAAGATTGTAGCCAAGCTGTGGATGAAGTTCTCAAACAATACAATGAAATTGATATCTATAGTCTCTACACCTCTGTTTGCTTTGCCAGTACAGCAAGCTCAGACGATCAATCCATGCAAACTTCCATGAAGCGTTCATCTAAAATG ATGCCTAGGATGTTGGGTGGCTATGATCCGTGCCTTGATGGCTATGCTAAAGCCTTTTATAATAAACCAGATGTTCAGAAGGCTCTTCATGCCAGCGATGGTCACAATCTAAAGAAATGGAGCATTTGCAA TGACAAGATATTCAATGACTGGGCCGATTCAAAGCCATCTGTTATCCCAATTTACAAGAAGCTTATTTCAGCAGGACTTAGGATTTGGGTTTATAG TGGAGATACAGATGGTAGAGTACCAGTGCTGTCGACAAGGTACAGCTTAAGCCCTCTTGCGTTGCCTATCACTAAATCATGGAGGCCCTGGTACCATGACAATGAG GTTAGCGGGTGGTTTGAAGAATATGAGGGGCTTACATTTGCAACGTTTCGAGGAGCTGGCCATGCAGTTCCCTGTTTTAAACCAAGC